Proteins encoded together in one Streptomyces rubradiris window:
- a CDS encoding transposase family protein — protein sequence MTNTEERTEDTCQLVYQCRLPLFTRTVNHLAVLRHDQRLADMAGGNDVSESTVRRWRDELIGLLATQAPRLDRVLKKVVKQGAEVVLIDGTLIRTQRRTGKADRRNYSGKHRTHGLHFLALTDENGRLIWVSVARPGRTHDTAARHDRILTHLRAAGLGALADPGFRGLDNDILDPVIVTGYTASRTHKLTPGEKEANRVLALGRAPVEHGFAHLKNWPVLTKLRTDPARATQLLRALLVLTNLEVNR from the coding sequence GTGACGAATACCGAAGAGCGCACCGAGGACACCTGCCAGCTTGTCTACCAGTGCCGTCTGCCGCTGTTCACTCGCACCGTCAACCACCTGGCCGTCCTGCGTCACGACCAGCGCTTGGCCGACATGGCCGGCGGCAACGACGTGTCCGAGTCCACGGTCCGCCGATGGCGCGACGAGCTGATCGGACTGCTCGCCACCCAGGCCCCGCGCCTGGACCGCGTCCTGAAGAAGGTCGTCAAGCAGGGCGCGGAGGTGGTCCTGATCGACGGCACTCTCATCCGCACCCAGCGCCGTACAGGCAAGGCCGACCGACGGAACTACTCCGGCAAGCACCGAACTCATGGCCTCCACTTCCTCGCCCTGACCGACGAGAACGGTCGCCTGATCTGGGTATCCGTCGCGCGGCCTGGCCGCACCCACGACACCGCCGCCCGCCACGACCGCATTCTTACCCACCTGCGCGCCGCCGGCCTCGGGGCGCTGGCCGACCCCGGCTTCCGCGGCCTGGACAACGACATCCTCGACCCCGTGATCGTCACCGGCTACACCGCCAGCCGCACCCACAAGCTCACCCCAGGCGAGAAGGAAGCCAACCGTGTCCTCGCCCTCGGACGTGCACCGGTCGAGCACGGCTTCGCCCACCTCAAGAACTGGCCGGTCCTCACCAAGCTCCGCACCGACCCCGCCCGCGCCACCCAGCTCCTGCGAGCCCTGCTTGTTCTGACGAACCTCGAAGTCAACCGCTGA
- a CDS encoding DUF6528 family protein codes for MSTSQDTSGTAAAAAYRVAITEQRTGRILLFDRDAQWTDAHVRWSFSTGNAPGWDHPFEIRFRDTRRYGMIALMTFGRPGEGRAAIVNVTSKAHLTRADLLWSARITSYPHCIERVPDAGTVVVAGSRDRLHVFGPSSSDPATLKEVQTLEFTKAHAVLWDDQNKLLWVTGGTVVRSYRVTGSMRDSRLVKHGPDIRIAGNGHDLQPDYSRPGTLLVADSRHVYSLHKATRALTTVASLPHPKSYVRHANGQAMWTTDPDAEDSVWGGPTVHFSAGGDRTRPGAQIYKARLYTTRFH; via the coding sequence ATGAGCACCTCCCAGGACACCTCCGGTACGGCCGCGGCGGCGGCCTACCGGGTGGCGATCACCGAACAGCGCACCGGCCGCATCCTCCTCTTCGACCGCGACGCCCAGTGGACCGACGCCCATGTCCGCTGGAGCTTCAGCACGGGCAACGCCCCCGGCTGGGACCATCCCTTCGAGATCCGGTTCCGGGACACCCGGCGCTACGGCATGATCGCGCTGATGACGTTCGGCCGCCCCGGCGAGGGCCGGGCCGCGATCGTCAACGTGACCTCGAAAGCGCATCTGACCCGGGCCGACCTGCTGTGGTCGGCGCGCATCACCAGCTATCCGCACTGCATCGAGCGCGTGCCGGACGCCGGCACGGTCGTGGTCGCCGGCTCACGGGACCGGCTGCACGTCTTCGGGCCGTCCAGCAGCGACCCGGCGACCCTGAAGGAGGTGCAGACCCTCGAGTTCACCAAGGCCCACGCCGTTCTGTGGGACGACCAGAACAAACTGCTGTGGGTGACCGGTGGCACCGTCGTGCGCAGCTACCGCGTGACCGGATCGATGCGCGACTCCCGGCTGGTCAAGCACGGACCGGACATCAGGATCGCCGGCAACGGCCACGACCTCCAGCCGGACTACAGCCGGCCCGGCACCCTGCTGGTCGCCGACAGCCGTCACGTCTACTCCCTCCACAAGGCGACCCGCGCCCTCACCACCGTCGCCTCGCTGCCCCACCCCAAGTCCTACGTGCGCCACGCGAACGGCCAGGCCATGTGGACCACGGACCCCGATGCGGAGGACTCCGTGTGGGGCGGGCCCACCGTCCACTTCTCCGCGGGCGGCGACCGCACCCGCCCCGGCGCCCAGATCTACAAGGCCCGGCTGTACACGACGCGGTTCCACTGA
- a CDS encoding DMT family transporter, with the protein MPYRAGTARAPPPDVAEEAGMAWVVLFLSGIMETVWAAALDASENLSRFRPAALFVVALVLSMAGLSYAMRAIPIGTSYAIWVGIGAVGTALYGMVFQHDPVGVARLLCLALIICGVVGLKFLH; encoded by the coding sequence ATGCCGTACAGGGCGGGTACGGCACGGGCGCCGCCCCCGGACGTCGCGGAGGAGGCCGGCATGGCGTGGGTGGTGCTGTTCCTGTCCGGGATCATGGAGACGGTGTGGGCCGCCGCTCTCGACGCCTCCGAGAACCTCTCCCGGTTCCGGCCCGCCGCGCTGTTCGTCGTCGCGCTCGTGCTCAGCATGGCCGGCCTGTCCTATGCGATGCGGGCCATCCCGATCGGCACCTCCTACGCCATCTGGGTCGGCATCGGCGCCGTCGGCACCGCCCTGTACGGCATGGTCTTCCAGCACGATCCGGTCGGTGTCGCCCGGCTGCTCTGTCTCGCCCTGATCATCTGCGGGGTCGTCGGTCTGAAATTCCTGCACTGA
- a CDS encoding TetR family transcriptional regulator translates to MTSRPAETLAQRKRQLVADELTQAALGLLARGGFDAVTVDEIAAAAGVSKRTFFRYFASKEDVVVQFLTGLGAAMLEELASRPASEAPSAALRHTVWRSIDACAGQTERTLRVVQLILGTPALLARFLERQAQWREELAAVVAGRLGLDPATQLYPRLAAGMALTAFHTVLQRWSESDGTEDPAALTDGCFAVIAPALDAVAGE, encoded by the coding sequence ATGACGTCCCGTCCCGCAGAAACCCTGGCCCAGCGCAAGCGACAGCTCGTCGCCGACGAGTTGACCCAGGCGGCGCTGGGTCTGCTGGCGCGCGGCGGGTTCGACGCGGTCACGGTGGACGAGATCGCCGCCGCCGCGGGGGTGTCCAAGCGGACGTTCTTCCGGTACTTCGCCTCCAAGGAGGACGTGGTCGTCCAGTTCCTGACCGGGCTGGGCGCGGCCATGCTGGAGGAACTGGCGAGCCGCCCGGCGTCGGAAGCGCCGTCCGCCGCCCTGCGGCACACGGTGTGGCGGTCCATCGACGCCTGCGCGGGTCAGACCGAACGGACCCTGCGCGTGGTGCAGTTGATCCTCGGCACCCCCGCCCTGCTCGCCCGCTTCCTCGAACGCCAGGCCCAGTGGCGCGAGGAGCTGGCGGCCGTGGTGGCCGGGCGCCTCGGCCTCGATCCGGCGACACAGCTGTACCCGCGCCTGGCCGCCGGGATGGCGCTGACCGCCTTCCACACGGTGCTGCAACGGTGGAGCGAGAGCGACGGCACGGAGGATCCCGCCGCACTGACCGACGGGTGTTTCGCGGTCATCGCGCCGGCGCTGGACGCCGTGGCCGGCGAGTAG
- a CDS encoding HGxxPAAW family protein, translating into MSGLHDEGHTVAGWTGCAVATIGTTVIGVGICGWRPGIWLGLALTAAAVVVTWVLHLAGWGKPPGVRPADQHPLGVRDQSARQGHAGCVGCRLAGRGAAWAPAKAVPDPAPEPAGAGAAGTGADMSA; encoded by the coding sequence GTGAGCGGACTCCATGACGAAGGCCACACGGTGGCAGGGTGGACCGGCTGCGCCGTGGCGACCATAGGCACTACGGTCATCGGTGTCGGCATCTGCGGCTGGCGTCCGGGGATCTGGCTGGGGCTGGCCCTCACGGCGGCGGCGGTGGTCGTCACGTGGGTCCTCCACCTCGCCGGCTGGGGCAAGCCGCCCGGGGTACGGCCGGCCGACCAGCATCCCCTGGGCGTGCGGGACCAATCCGCTCGGCAGGGCCACGCGGGCTGCGTCGGCTGCCGGCTCGCCGGACGAGGCGCGGCCTGGGCCCCCGCGAAGGCGGTGCCCGACCCCGCCCCCGAGCCGGCGGGCGCCGGGGCGGCGGGCACCGGGGCGGACATGTCGGCCTGA
- a CDS encoding SGNH/GDSL hydrolase family protein gives MATTFTEETDPFCLATLDAAAMLFDAPWQRYAVIGDSLSAGTGDKSAGYGDQGWCDRVAHVLRQVRPGLAYLNTAVSGATTVDTLAHQTDAMREFAPDLLHLPCGANDLLRRAPDFREIERDLRAMYDLAAATDALLTTFTLGRAYVVPVFPDWTERVLTLNDLIRTLAGEYGAVVVDMWDHPVNSRENLLSADRVHFSTSGQAVMAGEMVRALAAVLAHRTR, from the coding sequence ATGGCTACGACCTTCACCGAGGAGACCGATCCCTTCTGCCTCGCCACGCTCGACGCCGCGGCGATGCTGTTCGATGCCCCCTGGCAGCGCTACGCCGTGATCGGGGACAGCCTTTCGGCGGGGACGGGGGACAAGAGCGCCGGCTACGGCGACCAGGGCTGGTGCGATCGCGTCGCGCACGTCCTGCGACAGGTGCGACCCGGGCTGGCCTACCTGAACACGGCGGTGAGCGGCGCGACGACGGTCGACACCCTCGCCCATCAGACCGACGCGATGCGGGAGTTCGCCCCGGACCTCCTGCATCTCCCCTGCGGCGCCAACGACCTCCTGCGCCGCGCACCGGACTTCCGGGAGATCGAGCGCGACCTGCGCGCGATGTACGACTTGGCGGCGGCCACGGACGCGCTGCTGACGACCTTCACCCTGGGGCGCGCCTACGTCGTGCCGGTCTTCCCCGACTGGACGGAGCGCGTCCTCACCCTCAACGACCTCATCCGCACCCTGGCCGGCGAGTACGGCGCCGTGGTCGTCGACATGTGGGATCACCCCGTCAACTCCCGGGAGAACCTGCTGAGCGCGGACCGGGTCCACTTCTCCACCTCGGGCCAGGCCGTCATGGCCGGTGAGATGGTCCGGGCACTGGCCGCCGTCCTGGCGCACCGCACGCGCTGA
- a CDS encoding oxidoreductase → MTSQKSWTADRIPDQEGRVCVVTGANSGLGLATTRALARKGAHVILAVRDEAKGRRAAAQATAGVSGARLEVRRLDLSDPDSVRAFADRLRSDGVRPDVLVNNAGVMAPPRTLTAQGQEVQFAVNHLGHFALTGLLLDLLAQGDDPRVVTVTSANHRQGRIFFDDPTGERRYSPMAYYNQSKLANAVFGRELHRRLSAAGSPVRSVLAHPGYAATNLQTAAPVAMVRLLFGRLLLPLAQTPDQGALPQLYAATAGDVRGGELYGPDGVAGLRGAPKRVELAPRAADPATAARLWELSEGLTGVHYALPAAA, encoded by the coding sequence ATGACGAGTCAGAAGAGCTGGACCGCCGACCGGATTCCGGACCAGGAGGGGCGGGTGTGCGTCGTCACGGGCGCGAACAGCGGCCTCGGTCTGGCGACCACCCGGGCACTCGCGCGCAAGGGCGCCCACGTGATCCTTGCCGTCCGTGACGAGGCCAAGGGGCGGCGAGCGGCCGCGCAGGCGACGGCCGGCGTATCCGGGGCCCGGCTGGAGGTGCGGCGGCTGGACCTGTCCGACCCGGACTCGGTCCGCGCGTTCGCCGACCGGCTGCGCTCCGACGGCGTGCGCCCCGACGTGCTCGTCAACAACGCCGGTGTGATGGCGCCGCCCAGGACGCTCACGGCGCAGGGGCAGGAAGTCCAGTTCGCCGTCAACCACCTCGGTCACTTCGCCCTCACCGGCCTGCTGCTCGACCTGCTGGCCCAGGGCGACGACCCCCGCGTGGTCACGGTGACCTCCGCCAACCACCGCCAGGGCAGGATCTTCTTCGACGATCCGACCGGCGAGCGCAGGTACTCGCCGATGGCGTACTACAACCAGTCCAAGCTCGCCAACGCGGTGTTCGGCCGGGAGCTGCACCGGCGGCTGAGCGCGGCCGGCAGCCCGGTCCGCAGCGTGCTCGCCCACCCCGGCTACGCGGCCACCAATCTGCAGACGGCCGCCCCCGTCGCCATGGTGAGACTCCTCTTCGGCCGCCTGCTGCTGCCGCTTGCCCAGACCCCGGACCAGGGCGCCCTGCCCCAGCTGTACGCGGCCACCGCCGGGGACGTGCGGGGCGGCGAGCTGTACGGGCCGGACGGCGTGGCCGGACTGCGGGGCGCGCCGAAGCGGGTGGAGCTGGCACCGCGCGCCGCCGACCCGGCGACCGCCGCCCGCCTGTGGGAACTGTCGGAGGGACTGACCGGCGTGCACTACGCGCTCCCGGCAGCGGCCTGA
- a CDS encoding ABC transporter ATP-binding protein produces MNTVAEIRDLRVEIDGRAIVDGVSLRVTAGKVTALVGASGSGKTTTGLALLGEYPAGARVTGAVRVPDGLVGYVPQHPGAVLNPARRVGALLRDIARTRVRALPRRERGAAARRHVLRALSLAQLPDPEAVLRRYPHQLSGGQQQRVVLAQALLLGARVVVADEPTTGQDALTKRRIVDQLAAVAREGIAVVLLSHDLDVVRALADEVLVLRDGRVVESGAADHLWQAPRHAWTAELLAADGPAGRTGLPDAGEEVLRVRGLTARHGRTTVLRTPALTLRSGECLAVVGRSGSGKTTLARCLAGLHRGHDGELLLDGAPLPRSLRDRSRAQLAAVQYVFQDARAAFDEHRPVLAQVARTAVRLRGAAEAEALAEAVATVTGLGLTERQVRRGPGRLSGGELQRAALARALLARPRVLICDEITSGLDTVTRRGILDTLAGLLRDRRELSLVLITHDLGTAAALAARIAVLDDGEVVEEGPAQRILASPGHPFTVSLLETTARMTPDGGPPYRRARPG; encoded by the coding sequence ATGAACACGGTCGCCGAGATCAGGGACCTGCGCGTGGAGATCGACGGCCGGGCGATCGTCGACGGGGTGAGCCTGCGGGTCACGGCCGGAAAGGTCACCGCGCTGGTGGGCGCCTCCGGAAGCGGCAAGACGACCACGGGCCTGGCGCTGCTGGGCGAGTACCCGGCCGGTGCCCGCGTCACCGGCGCGGTACGGGTCCCGGACGGGCTGGTCGGCTATGTGCCCCAGCACCCGGGCGCCGTCCTCAACCCGGCGCGCCGCGTCGGCGCGCTGCTGCGGGACATCGCCCGTACGCGGGTCCGCGCACTGCCCCGGCGGGAGCGGGGGGCCGCCGCGCGCCGGCACGTCCTGCGGGCCCTGTCGCTGGCCCAGCTCCCGGACCCGGAGGCGGTGCTGCGGCGCTACCCCCATCAGCTGTCGGGCGGCCAGCAGCAGCGCGTCGTCCTGGCCCAGGCGCTGCTGCTCGGTGCCCGGGTGGTGGTGGCCGACGAGCCGACCACCGGCCAGGACGCGCTGACGAAGCGGCGCATCGTGGACCAGCTCGCGGCCGTCGCCCGCGAGGGCATCGCCGTCGTCCTGCTCAGTCACGACCTGGACGTGGTACGGGCGCTGGCCGACGAGGTCCTCGTGCTGCGCGACGGCCGCGTGGTGGAGTCGGGCGCGGCGGACCACCTGTGGCAGGCGCCCCGGCACGCCTGGACGGCCGAGCTGCTGGCGGCGGACGGCCCGGCGGGCCGCACCGGGCTCCCGGACGCCGGGGAGGAGGTGCTCCGGGTCCGCGGCCTGACCGCCCGGCACGGCCGGACCACGGTGCTCCGCACCCCCGCGCTGACCCTCCGCAGCGGCGAGTGCCTGGCCGTGGTCGGCCGCTCGGGCAGCGGGAAGACCACCCTGGCGCGCTGTCTGGCGGGCCTGCACCGGGGCCACGACGGGGAGCTGCTCCTCGACGGCGCGCCACTCCCGCGCAGCCTGCGGGACCGGTCGCGCGCCCAACTGGCCGCCGTCCAGTACGTCTTCCAGGACGCCAGGGCCGCCTTCGACGAGCACCGCCCGGTCCTGGCGCAGGTGGCGCGCACGGCGGTGCGGCTGCGGGGGGCGGCGGAGGCGGAGGCCCTGGCCGAGGCGGTGGCCACCGTCACCGGTCTCGGGCTCACCGAGCGGCAAGTACGGCGCGGGCCGGGGCGGTTGTCCGGTGGCGAACTCCAGCGGGCCGCCCTCGCCCGCGCCCTGCTCGCCCGGCCCCGGGTGCTGATCTGCGACGAGATCACCTCCGGGCTCGACACGGTGACCCGCCGGGGCATCCTCGACACGCTCGCCGGCCTGCTGCGCGACCGGCGGGAGCTGTCGCTGGTCCTGATCACCCACGACCTCGGCACGGCCGCCGCCCTGGCGGCCCGGATCGCCGTACTGGACGACGGAGAGGTCGTGGAGGAGGGACCCGCGCAGCGCATCCTCGCCTCACCGGGGCATCCGTTCACGGTGTCCTTGCTGGAGACGACGGCACGGATGACACCTGACGGCGGCCCGCCCTACCGTCGGGCCCGGCCGGGGTGA
- a CDS encoding TetR/AcrR family transcriptional regulator, with translation MDTGARTFTTRADTVPVTDKRLLKGARTREAALRRAVDIASVDGLDDVSFGRLATDTGMSKAGIQTLFRSKETLQLATLEYAREMFIDAVVRPARDAAPGAARLRSLIEHWIAYARTPLFEGGCFVVANMARFDSRPGPVRDALLRHHREWLDTIGKELRTAVGSQEIAELDIDLAVFQIDSVLCAANTALRLGDEDVIAKVRRTVEALLKTA, from the coding sequence ATGGACACTGGAGCACGCACGTTCACCACGCGAGCGGACACGGTGCCGGTCACCGACAAACGCCTGCTCAAAGGGGCGCGGACGCGTGAGGCCGCGCTGCGTCGCGCGGTCGACATCGCCTCGGTCGACGGACTGGACGACGTGAGCTTCGGCCGTCTCGCGACCGATACGGGCATGAGCAAGGCGGGCATCCAGACCCTCTTCAGGTCCAAGGAGACGCTCCAGCTCGCGACCCTCGAGTACGCGCGCGAGATGTTCATCGACGCGGTCGTCCGCCCGGCACGGGACGCGGCGCCCGGAGCCGCCCGGCTGCGCTCGCTGATCGAGCACTGGATCGCGTACGCGAGGACACCGCTGTTCGAAGGCGGTTGTTTCGTCGTCGCGAACATGGCCCGTTTCGACAGCAGGCCCGGACCGGTCCGTGACGCCCTCCTGCGCCATCATCGGGAATGGCTCGACACGATCGGGAAGGAACTGCGGACCGCCGTCGGGTCCCAGGAGATCGCGGAACTCGACATCGACCTCGCGGTCTTCCAGATCGATTCCGTGCTCTGCGCGGCCAACACGGCCCTGCGGCTGGGCGACGAGGATGTCATCGCCAAGGTCCGCCGTACCGTGGAAGCTCTTCTGAAGACGGCCTGA
- a CDS encoding EamA family transporter, giving the protein MSVDRTEPGPSPRSPLTALAGRGFGAIPPTALVLLGVVSVQVGSALAKHLFDAVGSFGTVALRLFFAAVVLMLLWRPSLRVPRRTWAVVVGYGVTLGLMNLCFYLALARVPLGIAVTTEFLGPLAVALAGSRRWLDALWALLAAGGVVLLMEGGGELDLVGLLFALAAGTCWGLYILLGAALGRHTTEGHGLALGMAVAALVAVPFGVADSGTALARPWILVAGLGVALLSSVIPYSLDLEALRKVPPHVFGILMSLEPAMAALIGLVVLQESLHWTQWIAVLCVVAASAGATRGTRPGDA; this is encoded by the coding sequence ATGAGCGTCGACCGGACGGAACCCGGCCCGTCCCCCCGTTCCCCCCTGACCGCGCTGGCCGGACGCGGCTTCGGCGCGATCCCGCCAACCGCCCTGGTCCTGCTCGGAGTTGTCAGCGTTCAGGTGGGATCGGCCCTGGCCAAGCACCTGTTCGACGCGGTGGGCAGCTTCGGGACGGTCGCGTTGCGCCTGTTCTTCGCGGCGGTGGTACTGATGCTGCTGTGGCGGCCGTCGCTGCGCGTGCCTCGCCGCACGTGGGCGGTGGTGGTCGGCTACGGCGTGACGCTGGGCCTGATGAACCTGTGCTTCTATCTGGCGCTGGCCCGCGTTCCGCTGGGGATCGCGGTCACCACCGAGTTCCTCGGACCGCTCGCGGTGGCCCTGGCCGGATCCAGGCGCTGGCTGGACGCTCTGTGGGCCCTGCTCGCGGCGGGCGGTGTGGTCCTGCTGATGGAGGGGGGCGGCGAACTCGACCTGGTCGGTCTGCTGTTCGCCCTCGCCGCGGGAACGTGCTGGGGCCTGTACATCCTGCTCGGCGCGGCACTGGGCCGCCACACCACGGAGGGCCACGGTCTGGCCCTGGGCATGGCCGTCGCGGCCCTGGTGGCCGTGCCGTTCGGCGTGGCCGACAGCGGAACGGCGCTGGCACGGCCCTGGATCCTGGTCGCGGGCCTCGGTGTGGCACTGCTGTCGTCGGTGATCCCGTACTCGCTCGACCTGGAGGCACTCCGCAAGGTCCCACCGCACGTGTTCGGGATCCTGATGAGCCTGGAGCCGGCGATGGCGGCCCTCATCGGCCTGGTCGTCCTCCAGGAGTCGCTGCACTGGACGCAGTGGATCGCGGTGCTGTGCGTGGTCGCCGCATCGGCGGGCGCCACCCGCGGCACCCGCCCCGGGGACGCCTAG
- a CDS encoding alpha-hydroxy-acid oxidizing protein, whose amino-acid sequence MSYADYQYEIYLDGLRGALPSLPMTYADLEARAQAAMSPSVRSYVAGGAGNEYTQRANVTAFEGWGLVPRMMVSPTRRDLSVDLFGMRLATPLFMAPVGVIGLCAQDGHGDLAAARAAARTGVPMVASTLTVDPLEEVAPEFGGTPGFFQLYTPTDREVAESLVHRAEAAGFRGIVVTLDTWIPGWRPRDLATANFPQLRGHCLANYFSDPVFRSRLAKSPEDDPAAAVMHWAQLFGNPLTWNDLPWLRSMTDLPLILKGICHPDDVRRAKDGGVDGVYCSNHGGRQANGGLPALDALPAVVEAADGLPVLFDSGVRTGADVVKAIALGATAVGIGRPYAYGAALGGTDGIVHVLRALLAETDLLMAVDGYPTLADLTPEALRRVR is encoded by the coding sequence ATGTCCTACGCCGACTACCAGTACGAGATCTACCTCGACGGGCTGCGCGGAGCGCTGCCCAGCCTGCCGATGACCTACGCGGACCTCGAAGCACGGGCCCAGGCGGCCATGTCGCCGTCGGTGCGGTCGTACGTGGCCGGCGGTGCCGGTAACGAGTACACCCAGCGGGCGAACGTCACCGCGTTCGAGGGATGGGGACTCGTGCCGCGGATGATGGTGAGCCCCACCCGACGCGACCTGTCCGTGGACCTGTTCGGCATGCGGCTGGCCACGCCGCTGTTCATGGCGCCGGTCGGGGTGATCGGGCTGTGCGCCCAGGACGGCCACGGCGATCTCGCCGCCGCGCGGGCCGCCGCCCGCACCGGCGTGCCCATGGTCGCCTCCACCCTCACGGTCGACCCGCTGGAGGAGGTGGCCCCGGAGTTCGGCGGCACGCCCGGCTTCTTCCAGCTCTACACGCCGACCGACCGGGAGGTGGCCGAGAGCCTGGTGCACCGGGCGGAGGCCGCCGGGTTCCGGGGCATCGTGGTCACCCTCGACACCTGGATCCCCGGCTGGCGGCCGCGCGATCTGGCGACCGCCAACTTCCCCCAGCTTCGCGGTCACTGCCTGGCCAACTACTTCTCCGACCCGGTGTTCCGCTCCCGGCTCGCCAAGTCTCCCGAGGACGATCCGGCGGCCGCCGTGATGCACTGGGCGCAGCTCTTCGGCAACCCGCTCACCTGGAACGACCTGCCTTGGCTGCGGTCGATGACCGATCTGCCGCTGATCCTCAAGGGCATCTGCCATCCCGACGACGTCCGCCGCGCCAAGGACGGCGGTGTGGACGGGGTCTACTGTTCCAACCACGGCGGCCGACAGGCCAATGGCGGCCTGCCCGCGCTCGACGCCCTGCCCGCCGTGGTCGAGGCCGCCGACGGCCTGCCCGTGCTGTTCGACTCCGGGGTGCGTACCGGAGCCGATGTCGTCAAGGCCATCGCCCTGGGCGCCACGGCCGTGGGCATCGGCCGCCCCTACGCCTACGGCGCGGCCCTCGGCGGCACCGACGGCATCGTCCACGTCCTGCGCGCCTTGCTCGCCGAGACCGACCTCCTCATGGCCGTCGACGGCTATCCCACCCTCGCCGACCTCACCCCGGAGGCCCTGCGACGCGTCCGCTGA
- a CDS encoding peptidoglycan-binding protein, translating to MGNVQGMLAAARKLLGTTEHPPGSNRNLITKWYGFTGPWCDMAVSYAAAHSDNLQAVGGKFALTTAHARAFQKKGRWHYGIGGIRPGDIVFFDWSGSRSIGAIDHVGIVEAVHSNRTITTLEGNTSNAFRRRRRSSACIVGYGRPAYKGGSAPLPSGDGILRLGSKGQAVKTLQKNLNTVQKAGLTVDGQFGPATQKAVKTFQANHRLKPDGEYGPQSAAMMKAALAGKKAPIRPKALVAAPAVLEVDGIFGPATCAALQRALNSRDKAGLEVDGAFGPLTVTALQRCLKVTADGIVGPKTVTALQNRLATPATGEWDAATTRALQKALNAGSF from the coding sequence ATGGGAAACGTTCAGGGCATGCTCGCCGCCGCCCGCAAGCTGCTGGGCACCACCGAGCACCCGCCCGGTTCCAATCGCAACCTGATCACCAAGTGGTACGGATTCACCGGCCCGTGGTGCGACATGGCCGTCAGCTACGCCGCCGCCCACTCCGACAACCTCCAGGCGGTCGGCGGCAAGTTCGCCCTCACCACCGCCCACGCCCGCGCCTTCCAGAAGAAGGGCCGCTGGCACTACGGCATCGGGGGGATCCGCCCGGGCGACATCGTGTTCTTCGACTGGTCCGGCTCCCGTTCCATCGGTGCCATCGACCACGTCGGCATCGTCGAGGCGGTGCACTCCAACCGCACCATCACCACCTTGGAGGGCAACACCTCCAACGCCTTCCGCCGCAGGCGGCGCAGCTCCGCCTGCATAGTGGGCTACGGCCGTCCCGCCTACAAGGGCGGCAGCGCGCCGTTGCCGTCCGGGGACGGCATCCTGCGGCTGGGCTCGAAGGGGCAGGCCGTCAAGACCCTGCAGAAGAACCTCAACACGGTGCAGAAGGCCGGGCTCACCGTGGACGGCCAGTTCGGGCCGGCCACGCAGAAGGCGGTGAAGACCTTCCAGGCCAACCACCGTCTCAAGCCGGACGGCGAGTACGGTCCGCAGTCGGCGGCGATGATGAAGGCCGCGCTGGCCGGGAAGAAGGCGCCGATCCGCCCGAAGGCCCTCGTCGCCGCTCCCGCGGTGCTGGAGGTCGACGGGATCTTCGGCCCGGCGACCTGCGCGGCGCTCCAGCGCGCCCTCAACAGCCGGGACAAGGCGGGCCTGGAGGTCGACGGGGCGTTCGGCCCGCTCACCGTCACCGCGCTCCAGCGCTGTCTGAAGGTCACGGCGGACGGCATCGTGGGGCCCAAGACGGTCACCGCCCTGCAGAACCGCCTGGCCACGCCGGCGACCGGCGAGTGGGACGCGGCGACCACCCGCGCCCTGCAGAAGGCCCTGAACGCCGGCTCGTTCTGA